In Salmo salar chromosome ssa14, Ssal_v3.1, whole genome shotgun sequence, the sequence gcatttatatttttgtttagtatacatATTCTTAAATGAGGCTATATGGCTTTCCTATCTTGTTTGATGTGAACCACTTTCTTTGTTACATCATTATGTTCATCATGATGTGTTCAAAGTGAGTCAATCCATCTTTTGTCATACAGCAGACTAATTGTCAATTTCTAGTGTACTGACAAGTCTGAACCCCCTTTCTGGGTACTGAATGATAGAAACATTATAGTGACAGTAGCTTTCTGTTAAACATCCTTATGATCATCAATACATCCTAATGTGTTTGCCCAAaaagctgtctttatcatacAGCTGTGCATGGCAATGTGCAAGGGTTTTCCCGGAAATCTCTTTCTTTACTGTATTCTAAGGGTACTGATGGAAACCAGCTTCATTGTTACATCATGTGCTCCCCTCCCAGTCCTCCTCTAGACATAAAGAGTGGGGGAGAAACCAGAGAGCAGATCTCCCCCCTCTGCTCGGCCAGCCAATCAGATCAGCCAGCTGGCTGGAGTTGAAAGGCTCTGAAAGTATAAAACCGAAGTGCTCTGCACAGAGAAGTAGGAGCTTGAGATCTAGTAACCAACTGGAAAGAGAAGGGTGCACACTTTGCGTGCCTCTGCAAACCACCGGAGGATAAAACCAACCAAAGAAACCGAGTCAACGAACAAAGGAAAGCAAGCAACAATGAAGACAACACTAGTAACTGTGACTCTGAGCCTGGTCATTCTGATGGCCAACGGCAACCCCTTCGACAGGAGAGGAGGCTCGGCCGCTGGCGGGAAGGAGAAGAGGGTGCAATATGCGGCGTGGGACGATGTGAACGTGATCGCCCACGGCCTGCTCCAGCTGGGTCAGGGGCTCAAGGAGCATGTGGACAAGACCAAGGGCCAGATGAGGGATATCACTGCCAAGCTGAAGGCCTTCAACGGTACCGTGGCAGACCTGGGCAAGGAGGGTCAGAGGCTGCAGGCAGAGGGTGATGCACTGAAGGCCCGGGCCCGGGGGCTGGAGGACAGGGAAGTCCGGGTGCTCAACGTGACGGCCGAgctgagggagaggacagaggagatgcagcaggagaggaagagggtgGATGAGCGGATGAACCAGCTGGAGGAGAAGCTGGACGGCATGCTGCAGGGAGAGGGGCTGCCCGACATGAATGCAGGCAACTACAGCGATGCCCGCATCATTCAGGTAAGGAGGGAATCCATGACTATTTGGTGATACTTTgtttttctgtttgaaaaagctacaATACAAATTGTGCATTTGATGTGAAAGGAGAGCAAATGACCTGAGAGAAAGTTTTTACTGACAAGACAGACAGCTGATTTGCTGCATGTCTCCCCCTTTTGTAAGCTTACTTCTCTGCAGTTGCCATTGTATCCAATCACTTCTGATTGCTTCAATTGCATGAAGGCATTACCAATGTTTTTTGACAGTAAACAGCCTGGCCTATTCATTCACTGTGCTACCATGACAAAACATCACAGCAAATAGATGAATTGATTAACATCAAGTCATGCTTAATACAGTAGGTTACTAGTATTATACATCAGTCCTGCATAATAGTTTGACAAATTGCCTATTCAGTACCACTACCGTGTGATGCACTTTGATGGACAAGAACAGTTGGTCTGGGGTTATTTCCATTGACCCAAAGATATTCAGATTACAGTAAAGAAGGATTTCCAGCAAACCCTTGAGTTACTGGGAATGTACAGAAGGCACGCCAGCGGGTGTGTTACTATTGTACTGAAGAGCTTGGACTACGTGCAGAGAACGCAAAATCTTGCCAGACAAAGGAACTGCACGCCTAATTTTTAAACCGTGATATTTGGAACATGGTCCAATTTACAAAAATGTCACGCTTGATTTTATAAATGGTTTACAGCTGCAATAGCACCTGAACTCGAGAGATCATTTCTTGTTCTGACCGTTTTTGTGGGATGGAAAACCCCGCGTTATGTAACCAAACCACTCGGCTGGAAAATACAAATGCCAGCGTTGATTTTGGACATGTGCTCAGAAGGATATGAGTTCTGTTTTCTGGATGTAGTCTAGTAGTTCAATGTCGGCTTTGTGGTTGGATAGTCATGTTATAAGTAACCTAGGCTACTTAAAATTAAGTCACAGGAGAAAGACTTACAGGGTACCCTTTCTGTTTTCTTTCAGTGGATGCTGGAAGCTCAGAATAAACGTATTGATGACCTGGTCAACAGAATCCGACTCCAGCAAGATAAACTTGACAAGCAGAACGTGCGCATCAGAACCCTGCAAAACCAGGTATGGAACACAGTCAATTTTAACATTATCATGATTTACACTATTGTTTTGTATGACTTATTTAAAGCTTTGTTTTCTTGCTCACTCAGATTCAGCTGACAAAAGAGAGACCAGCTTTCAGGCGTAAACCAGAGGAGGCCGTTCACAATGGTAGCATTGAGCAGCGCGACTCACCCATCGGTAAGTAAAACCAAGCTTCGTGTCGAATCCGTTGACTCAATTTACTTTTATTAAGACACCCAGACAAAGACTGACCTCCCG encodes:
- the LOC106568957 gene encoding angiopoietin-related protein 4, with product MKTTLVTVTLSLVILMANGNPFDRRGGSAAGGKEKRVQYAAWDDVNVIAHGLLQLGQGLKEHVDKTKGQMRDITAKLKAFNGTVADLGKEGQRLQAEGDALKARARGLEDREVRVLNVTAELRERTEEMQQERKRVDERMNQLEEKLDGMLQGEGLPDMNAGNYSDARIIQWMLEAQNKRIDDLVNRIRLQQDKLDKQNVRIRTLQNQIQLTKERPAFRRKPEEAVHNGSIEQRDSPIEMASDCHELFLKGETASGVYTIQPLNYQSFEVCCEMTAEGGWTVIQRRQNGSVDFDQLWLAYQSGFGSLSGEFWLGLEKMHAVAKDTDYILKVRFSDWMDNSETVQYPIRLGGEESHYALHIQETSIGNLESSLATDASGLPFSTRDQDNDQKSDTNCAKHLSGGWWFSNCGRSNLNGRYFMSPPPKQRHQRKQGVFWKTWRGRYYPLKTTVMMIAPIAIENKS